From Xiphophorus couchianus chromosome 4, X_couchianus-1.0, whole genome shotgun sequence, a single genomic window includes:
- the LOC114142854 gene encoding suppressor of tumorigenicity 7 protein homolog isoform X5, with protein sequence MFLNTLTPKFYVALTGTSSLISGLILIFEWWYFRKYGTSFIEQVSVSHLRPLLGGVDSSSPSSSNTSNGDADSNRQSVSECKVWRNPLNLFRGAEYNRYTWVTGREPLTYYDMNLSAQDHQTFFTCDSDHLRPADAIMQKAWRERNPQARISAAHEALELEDCATAYILLAEEEATTIMEAERLFKQALKAGEGCYRRSQQLQHHGTQYEAQHRRDINVLVYIKRRLAMCSRKLGRTREAVKMMRDLCVFQLMKEFPLLSMFNIHENLLESLLELQNYADVQAVLAKYDDISLPKSATICYTAALLKARAVSDKFSPEAASRRGLSTAEMNAVEAIHRAVEFNPHVPKYLLEMKSLILPPEHILKRGDSEAIAYAFFHLQHWKRVEGALNLLHCTWEGTFRMIPYPLEKGHLFYPYPICTETADRELLPTVFHEVSVYPKKELPFFILFTAGLCSFTAMLALLTHQFPELMGVFAKAFLSTLFAPLNFIMEKVESILPSSLWHQLTRI encoded by the exons ATGTTTCTCAACACCTTGACTCCCAAGTTCTACGTGGCTCTGACAGGCACTTCATCCCTCATATCTGGACTCATATTG ATCTTTGAGTGGTGGTATTTCAGGAAATATGGGACCTCCTTCATAGAGCAAGTGTCTGTGAGCCACctgcgccccctgctgggtGGAGTGGATAGCAGTTCTCCCAGCAGCTCTAACACAAGCAACGGAGACGCTGACTCCAATCGGCAAAGTGTGTCTG AATGTAAAGTGTGGAGAAATCCTCTAAATTTATTTCGTGGAGCTGAATATAATCG TTATACATGGGTAACGGGTCGAGAGCCGCTGACTTACTACGACATGAATCTGTCAGCACAAGATCATCAGACCTTCTTCACATGTGACTCAGACCACTTGCGACCAGCTGATGCCA TCATGCAGAAGGCGTGGAGAGAAAGAAACCCGCAGGCTCGCATCTCTGCAGCACACGAAGCACTGGAGCTAGAAGA CTGTGCTACAGCATACATCCTCCTGGCAGAGGAAGAAGCCACCACCATAATGGAGGCTGAGCGGTTATTTAAACAGGCGCTTAAAGCTGGAGAGGGCTGCTACCGCCGcagccagcagctgcagcaccacGGGACACAGTACGAAGCCCAGCACA GAAGAGACATCAACGTGTTGGTATATATAAAGAGGCGGCTGGCCATGTGCTCCAGAAAGCTGGGCCGAACACGAGAAGCAGTCAAGATGATGAGAGAT ttgtgtgttttccagttaATGAAGGAGTTCCCTCTCCTCAGTATGTTCAACATCCATGAGAACCTGCTGGAGTCACTACTGGAGCTCCAGAACTACGCCGACGTCCAGGCGGTTCTGGCCAAGTATGATG ATATTAGCTTACCCAAATCTGCAACAATATGCTACACAGCTGCCTTGCTCAAAGCCAGGGCAGTATCGGACAA gttcTCTCCAGAGGCAGCGTCCAGGCGGGGCCTGAGCACAGCAGAGATGAATGCAGTAGAAGCCATCCACAGAGCGGTGGAGTTCAACCCTCACGTCCCCAAA taTCTGCTGGAGATGAAGAGTTTAATTCTTCCTCCAGAACACATCCTGAAGAGAGGGGACAGCGAAGCCATCGCCTACGCCTTCTTCCACCTGCAGCATTGGAAACGGGTGGAGGGAGCACTCAACCTGCTGCACTGTACATGGGAGGGCA CATTCAGAATGATTCCATATCCTCTAGAGAAGGGTCACCTCTTCTACCCCTACCCCATCTGCACAGAGACGGCCGACAGAGAGCTACTACCCA CAGTGTTTCACGAGGTGTCGGTCTACCCCAAGAAGGAGCTGCCCTTCTTCATCCTCTTCACGGCGGGCCTCTGCTCCTTCACCGCCATGTTGGCTCTGCTCACACACCAATTCCCTGAACTCATGGGAGTGTTTGCTAAGGCA TTCCTCAGCACGCTGTTCGCTCCTCTGAACTTCATCATGGAGAAGGTGGAGAGCATCCTGCCGTCCAGCCTCTGGCACCAACTCACTCGCATCTGA
- the LOC114142854 gene encoding suppressor of tumorigenicity 7 protein homolog isoform X2 → MFGTESSLSMFLNTLTPKFYVALTGTSSLISGLILIFEWWYFRKYGTSFIEQVSVSHLRPLLGGVDSSSPSSSNTSNGDADSNRQSVSECKVWRNPLNLFRGAEYNRYTWVTGREPLTYYDMNLSAQDHQTFFTCDSDHLRPADAIMQKAWRERNPQARISAAHEALELEDCATAYILLAEEEATTIMEAERLFKQALKAGEGCYRRSQQLQHHGTQYEAQHRRDINVLVYIKRRLAMCSRKLGRTREAVKMMRDLCVFQLMKEFPLLSMFNIHENLLESLLELQNYADVQAVLAKYDDISLPKSATICYTAALLKARAVSDKFSPEAASRRGLSTAEMNAVEAIHRAVEFNPHVPKYLLEMKSLILPPEHILKRGDSEAIAYAFFHLQHWKRVEGALNLLHCTWEGTFRMIPYPLEKGHLFYPYPICTETADRELLPMFHEVSVYPKKELPFFILFTAGLCSFTAMLALLTHQFPELMGVFAKAFLSTLFAPLNFIMEKVESILPSSLWHQLTRI, encoded by the exons TAAGCATGTTTCTCAACACCTTGACTCCCAAGTTCTACGTGGCTCTGACAGGCACTTCATCCCTCATATCTGGACTCATATTG ATCTTTGAGTGGTGGTATTTCAGGAAATATGGGACCTCCTTCATAGAGCAAGTGTCTGTGAGCCACctgcgccccctgctgggtGGAGTGGATAGCAGTTCTCCCAGCAGCTCTAACACAAGCAACGGAGACGCTGACTCCAATCGGCAAAGTGTGTCTG AATGTAAAGTGTGGAGAAATCCTCTAAATTTATTTCGTGGAGCTGAATATAATCG TTATACATGGGTAACGGGTCGAGAGCCGCTGACTTACTACGACATGAATCTGTCAGCACAAGATCATCAGACCTTCTTCACATGTGACTCAGACCACTTGCGACCAGCTGATGCCA TCATGCAGAAGGCGTGGAGAGAAAGAAACCCGCAGGCTCGCATCTCTGCAGCACACGAAGCACTGGAGCTAGAAGA CTGTGCTACAGCATACATCCTCCTGGCAGAGGAAGAAGCCACCACCATAATGGAGGCTGAGCGGTTATTTAAACAGGCGCTTAAAGCTGGAGAGGGCTGCTACCGCCGcagccagcagctgcagcaccacGGGACACAGTACGAAGCCCAGCACA GAAGAGACATCAACGTGTTGGTATATATAAAGAGGCGGCTGGCCATGTGCTCCAGAAAGCTGGGCCGAACACGAGAAGCAGTCAAGATGATGAGAGAT ttgtgtgttttccagttaATGAAGGAGTTCCCTCTCCTCAGTATGTTCAACATCCATGAGAACCTGCTGGAGTCACTACTGGAGCTCCAGAACTACGCCGACGTCCAGGCGGTTCTGGCCAAGTATGATG ATATTAGCTTACCCAAATCTGCAACAATATGCTACACAGCTGCCTTGCTCAAAGCCAGGGCAGTATCGGACAA gttcTCTCCAGAGGCAGCGTCCAGGCGGGGCCTGAGCACAGCAGAGATGAATGCAGTAGAAGCCATCCACAGAGCGGTGGAGTTCAACCCTCACGTCCCCAAA taTCTGCTGGAGATGAAGAGTTTAATTCTTCCTCCAGAACACATCCTGAAGAGAGGGGACAGCGAAGCCATCGCCTACGCCTTCTTCCACCTGCAGCATTGGAAACGGGTGGAGGGAGCACTCAACCTGCTGCACTGTACATGGGAGGGCA CATTCAGAATGATTCCATATCCTCTAGAGAAGGGTCACCTCTTCTACCCCTACCCCATCTGCACAGAGACGGCCGACAGAGAGCTACTACCCA TGTTTCACGAGGTGTCGGTCTACCCCAAGAAGGAGCTGCCCTTCTTCATCCTCTTCACGGCGGGCCTCTGCTCCTTCACCGCCATGTTGGCTCTGCTCACACACCAATTCCCTGAACTCATGGGAGTGTTTGCTAAGGCA TTCCTCAGCACGCTGTTCGCTCCTCTGAACTTCATCATGGAGAAGGTGGAGAGCATCCTGCCGTCCAGCCTCTGGCACCAACTCACTCGCATCTGA
- the LOC114142854 gene encoding suppressor of tumorigenicity 7 protein homolog isoform X4, with protein sequence MFGTESSLSMFLNTLTPKFYVALTGTSSLISGLILIFEWWYFRKYGTSFIEQVSVSHLRPLLGGVDSSSPSSSNTSNGDADSNRQSVSECKVWRNPLNLFRGAEYNRYTWVTGREPLTYYDMNLSAQDHQTFFTCDSDHLRPADAIMQKAWRERNPQARISAAHEALELEDCATAYILLAEEEATTIMEAERLFKQALKAGEGCYRRSQQLQHHGTQYEAQHRRDINVLVYIKRRLAMCSRKLGRTREAVKMMRDLMKEFPLLSMFNIHENLLESLLELQNYADVQAVLAKYDDISLPKSATICYTAALLKARAVSDKFSPEAASRRGLSTAEMNAVEAIHRAVEFNPHVPKYLLEMKSLILPPEHILKRGDSEAIAYAFFHLQHWKRVEGALNLLHCTWEGTFRMIPYPLEKGHLFYPYPICTETADRELLPMFHEVSVYPKKELPFFILFTAGLCSFTAMLALLTHQFPELMGVFAKAFLSTLFAPLNFIMEKVESILPSSLWHQLTRI encoded by the exons TAAGCATGTTTCTCAACACCTTGACTCCCAAGTTCTACGTGGCTCTGACAGGCACTTCATCCCTCATATCTGGACTCATATTG ATCTTTGAGTGGTGGTATTTCAGGAAATATGGGACCTCCTTCATAGAGCAAGTGTCTGTGAGCCACctgcgccccctgctgggtGGAGTGGATAGCAGTTCTCCCAGCAGCTCTAACACAAGCAACGGAGACGCTGACTCCAATCGGCAAAGTGTGTCTG AATGTAAAGTGTGGAGAAATCCTCTAAATTTATTTCGTGGAGCTGAATATAATCG TTATACATGGGTAACGGGTCGAGAGCCGCTGACTTACTACGACATGAATCTGTCAGCACAAGATCATCAGACCTTCTTCACATGTGACTCAGACCACTTGCGACCAGCTGATGCCA TCATGCAGAAGGCGTGGAGAGAAAGAAACCCGCAGGCTCGCATCTCTGCAGCACACGAAGCACTGGAGCTAGAAGA CTGTGCTACAGCATACATCCTCCTGGCAGAGGAAGAAGCCACCACCATAATGGAGGCTGAGCGGTTATTTAAACAGGCGCTTAAAGCTGGAGAGGGCTGCTACCGCCGcagccagcagctgcagcaccacGGGACACAGTACGAAGCCCAGCACA GAAGAGACATCAACGTGTTGGTATATATAAAGAGGCGGCTGGCCATGTGCTCCAGAAAGCTGGGCCGAACACGAGAAGCAGTCAAGATGATGAGAGAT ttaATGAAGGAGTTCCCTCTCCTCAGTATGTTCAACATCCATGAGAACCTGCTGGAGTCACTACTGGAGCTCCAGAACTACGCCGACGTCCAGGCGGTTCTGGCCAAGTATGATG ATATTAGCTTACCCAAATCTGCAACAATATGCTACACAGCTGCCTTGCTCAAAGCCAGGGCAGTATCGGACAA gttcTCTCCAGAGGCAGCGTCCAGGCGGGGCCTGAGCACAGCAGAGATGAATGCAGTAGAAGCCATCCACAGAGCGGTGGAGTTCAACCCTCACGTCCCCAAA taTCTGCTGGAGATGAAGAGTTTAATTCTTCCTCCAGAACACATCCTGAAGAGAGGGGACAGCGAAGCCATCGCCTACGCCTTCTTCCACCTGCAGCATTGGAAACGGGTGGAGGGAGCACTCAACCTGCTGCACTGTACATGGGAGGGCA CATTCAGAATGATTCCATATCCTCTAGAGAAGGGTCACCTCTTCTACCCCTACCCCATCTGCACAGAGACGGCCGACAGAGAGCTACTACCCA TGTTTCACGAGGTGTCGGTCTACCCCAAGAAGGAGCTGCCCTTCTTCATCCTCTTCACGGCGGGCCTCTGCTCCTTCACCGCCATGTTGGCTCTGCTCACACACCAATTCCCTGAACTCATGGGAGTGTTTGCTAAGGCA TTCCTCAGCACGCTGTTCGCTCCTCTGAACTTCATCATGGAGAAGGTGGAGAGCATCCTGCCGTCCAGCCTCTGGCACCAACTCACTCGCATCTGA
- the LOC114142854 gene encoding suppressor of tumorigenicity 7 protein homolog isoform X1, with translation MFGTESSLSMFLNTLTPKFYVALTGTSSLISGLILIFEWWYFRKYGTSFIEQVSVSHLRPLLGGVDSSSPSSSNTSNGDADSNRQSVSECKVWRNPLNLFRGAEYNRYTWVTGREPLTYYDMNLSAQDHQTFFTCDSDHLRPADAIMQKAWRERNPQARISAAHEALELEDCATAYILLAEEEATTIMEAERLFKQALKAGEGCYRRSQQLQHHGTQYEAQHRRDINVLVYIKRRLAMCSRKLGRTREAVKMMRDLCVFQLMKEFPLLSMFNIHENLLESLLELQNYADVQAVLAKYDDISLPKSATICYTAALLKARAVSDKFSPEAASRRGLSTAEMNAVEAIHRAVEFNPHVPKYLLEMKSLILPPEHILKRGDSEAIAYAFFHLQHWKRVEGALNLLHCTWEGTFRMIPYPLEKGHLFYPYPICTETADRELLPTVFHEVSVYPKKELPFFILFTAGLCSFTAMLALLTHQFPELMGVFAKAFLSTLFAPLNFIMEKVESILPSSLWHQLTRI, from the exons TAAGCATGTTTCTCAACACCTTGACTCCCAAGTTCTACGTGGCTCTGACAGGCACTTCATCCCTCATATCTGGACTCATATTG ATCTTTGAGTGGTGGTATTTCAGGAAATATGGGACCTCCTTCATAGAGCAAGTGTCTGTGAGCCACctgcgccccctgctgggtGGAGTGGATAGCAGTTCTCCCAGCAGCTCTAACACAAGCAACGGAGACGCTGACTCCAATCGGCAAAGTGTGTCTG AATGTAAAGTGTGGAGAAATCCTCTAAATTTATTTCGTGGAGCTGAATATAATCG TTATACATGGGTAACGGGTCGAGAGCCGCTGACTTACTACGACATGAATCTGTCAGCACAAGATCATCAGACCTTCTTCACATGTGACTCAGACCACTTGCGACCAGCTGATGCCA TCATGCAGAAGGCGTGGAGAGAAAGAAACCCGCAGGCTCGCATCTCTGCAGCACACGAAGCACTGGAGCTAGAAGA CTGTGCTACAGCATACATCCTCCTGGCAGAGGAAGAAGCCACCACCATAATGGAGGCTGAGCGGTTATTTAAACAGGCGCTTAAAGCTGGAGAGGGCTGCTACCGCCGcagccagcagctgcagcaccacGGGACACAGTACGAAGCCCAGCACA GAAGAGACATCAACGTGTTGGTATATATAAAGAGGCGGCTGGCCATGTGCTCCAGAAAGCTGGGCCGAACACGAGAAGCAGTCAAGATGATGAGAGAT ttgtgtgttttccagttaATGAAGGAGTTCCCTCTCCTCAGTATGTTCAACATCCATGAGAACCTGCTGGAGTCACTACTGGAGCTCCAGAACTACGCCGACGTCCAGGCGGTTCTGGCCAAGTATGATG ATATTAGCTTACCCAAATCTGCAACAATATGCTACACAGCTGCCTTGCTCAAAGCCAGGGCAGTATCGGACAA gttcTCTCCAGAGGCAGCGTCCAGGCGGGGCCTGAGCACAGCAGAGATGAATGCAGTAGAAGCCATCCACAGAGCGGTGGAGTTCAACCCTCACGTCCCCAAA taTCTGCTGGAGATGAAGAGTTTAATTCTTCCTCCAGAACACATCCTGAAGAGAGGGGACAGCGAAGCCATCGCCTACGCCTTCTTCCACCTGCAGCATTGGAAACGGGTGGAGGGAGCACTCAACCTGCTGCACTGTACATGGGAGGGCA CATTCAGAATGATTCCATATCCTCTAGAGAAGGGTCACCTCTTCTACCCCTACCCCATCTGCACAGAGACGGCCGACAGAGAGCTACTACCCA CAGTGTTTCACGAGGTGTCGGTCTACCCCAAGAAGGAGCTGCCCTTCTTCATCCTCTTCACGGCGGGCCTCTGCTCCTTCACCGCCATGTTGGCTCTGCTCACACACCAATTCCCTGAACTCATGGGAGTGTTTGCTAAGGCA TTCCTCAGCACGCTGTTCGCTCCTCTGAACTTCATCATGGAGAAGGTGGAGAGCATCCTGCCGTCCAGCCTCTGGCACCAACTCACTCGCATCTGA
- the LOC114142854 gene encoding suppressor of tumorigenicity 7 protein homolog isoform X3 has translation MFGTESSLSMFLNTLTPKFYVALTGTSSLISGLILIFEWWYFRKYGTSFIEQVSVSHLRPLLGGVDSSSPSSSNTSNGDADSNRQSVSECKVWRNPLNLFRGAEYNRYTWVTGREPLTYYDMNLSAQDHQTFFTCDSDHLRPADAIMQKAWRERNPQARISAAHEALELEDCATAYILLAEEEATTIMEAERLFKQALKAGEGCYRRSQQLQHHGTQYEAQHRRDINVLVYIKRRLAMCSRKLGRTREAVKMMRDLMKEFPLLSMFNIHENLLESLLELQNYADVQAVLAKYDDISLPKSATICYTAALLKARAVSDKFSPEAASRRGLSTAEMNAVEAIHRAVEFNPHVPKYLLEMKSLILPPEHILKRGDSEAIAYAFFHLQHWKRVEGALNLLHCTWEGTFRMIPYPLEKGHLFYPYPICTETADRELLPTVFHEVSVYPKKELPFFILFTAGLCSFTAMLALLTHQFPELMGVFAKAFLSTLFAPLNFIMEKVESILPSSLWHQLTRI, from the exons TAAGCATGTTTCTCAACACCTTGACTCCCAAGTTCTACGTGGCTCTGACAGGCACTTCATCCCTCATATCTGGACTCATATTG ATCTTTGAGTGGTGGTATTTCAGGAAATATGGGACCTCCTTCATAGAGCAAGTGTCTGTGAGCCACctgcgccccctgctgggtGGAGTGGATAGCAGTTCTCCCAGCAGCTCTAACACAAGCAACGGAGACGCTGACTCCAATCGGCAAAGTGTGTCTG AATGTAAAGTGTGGAGAAATCCTCTAAATTTATTTCGTGGAGCTGAATATAATCG TTATACATGGGTAACGGGTCGAGAGCCGCTGACTTACTACGACATGAATCTGTCAGCACAAGATCATCAGACCTTCTTCACATGTGACTCAGACCACTTGCGACCAGCTGATGCCA TCATGCAGAAGGCGTGGAGAGAAAGAAACCCGCAGGCTCGCATCTCTGCAGCACACGAAGCACTGGAGCTAGAAGA CTGTGCTACAGCATACATCCTCCTGGCAGAGGAAGAAGCCACCACCATAATGGAGGCTGAGCGGTTATTTAAACAGGCGCTTAAAGCTGGAGAGGGCTGCTACCGCCGcagccagcagctgcagcaccacGGGACACAGTACGAAGCCCAGCACA GAAGAGACATCAACGTGTTGGTATATATAAAGAGGCGGCTGGCCATGTGCTCCAGAAAGCTGGGCCGAACACGAGAAGCAGTCAAGATGATGAGAGAT ttaATGAAGGAGTTCCCTCTCCTCAGTATGTTCAACATCCATGAGAACCTGCTGGAGTCACTACTGGAGCTCCAGAACTACGCCGACGTCCAGGCGGTTCTGGCCAAGTATGATG ATATTAGCTTACCCAAATCTGCAACAATATGCTACACAGCTGCCTTGCTCAAAGCCAGGGCAGTATCGGACAA gttcTCTCCAGAGGCAGCGTCCAGGCGGGGCCTGAGCACAGCAGAGATGAATGCAGTAGAAGCCATCCACAGAGCGGTGGAGTTCAACCCTCACGTCCCCAAA taTCTGCTGGAGATGAAGAGTTTAATTCTTCCTCCAGAACACATCCTGAAGAGAGGGGACAGCGAAGCCATCGCCTACGCCTTCTTCCACCTGCAGCATTGGAAACGGGTGGAGGGAGCACTCAACCTGCTGCACTGTACATGGGAGGGCA CATTCAGAATGATTCCATATCCTCTAGAGAAGGGTCACCTCTTCTACCCCTACCCCATCTGCACAGAGACGGCCGACAGAGAGCTACTACCCA CAGTGTTTCACGAGGTGTCGGTCTACCCCAAGAAGGAGCTGCCCTTCTTCATCCTCTTCACGGCGGGCCTCTGCTCCTTCACCGCCATGTTGGCTCTGCTCACACACCAATTCCCTGAACTCATGGGAGTGTTTGCTAAGGCA TTCCTCAGCACGCTGTTCGCTCCTCTGAACTTCATCATGGAGAAGGTGGAGAGCATCCTGCCGTCCAGCCTCTGGCACCAACTCACTCGCATCTGA